The DNA region gtgtgtgtgtgtgtgtgtgtgtgtgtgcgtgtgtgtgtgcatatgtttgttgatgcatatttatgtgtgtgtgtgtgtgtgtgtgtgtgtgtgtgtgttctagtaaTGCATCGTGGGGACTCTCTGGCGTGGCCGGGAGAGGCCCAGCGTCgtgaggagagaagagctgAGGCCCGTCTGGCCAAAGGCATTCAGAGACTGGACGAGACAAAGCTCTACCACATCAACACACTCACCAGAGAACAGCGGAGACTGCACAGAGACCTGCTCAATATGAGAGCAGGTCAgaactgtgtttgtttgtgtgtgtgtgtgtgtgtgtgtgtgtgtgtgtgtgtgtgtgtgtgtgtgtgtgtctgtgtgcttgaaTCTGTGAGTGGACAGGTGCAAATGCATATGGATCTAGGTTTTCTACACTGCCTGAATACATATGAATTTGTTTGcccatatatatactgtacatacaaacCAATATGCCTTACACATTTGCCCAGACTCTGGAATTTATCCATAAATCCATATGCATATGCAATTTATCTTATTACAAGTCCATATGAGAAGCATAGACTAATTAACTATGGTTTGAACTTTGGTAACATTTGGAGAAAGGGATTCACTGGCCTGGGGTCACAACCTTTTAACCATGACCCTGCTCATCCTATGTGCTACAACAGGACTCAGCTACCCACAATTCCACTCTCTGGCAAAGATACAAAGAGACACAGGTGAGATCATCTATAGATTGTATCCTCAAACTCACTGCAACAAATTACACGGGTAAGAAAATATCTCTGAAATAAATGTAGGGGGAAATTAGGTAAATATTCATCattcatcatcaacatcaaacGGCCATTTTCTATGTAAACCACACCACAAGTATTAAAGTCTCGAAGATCATCTGAAAAATTATGTTAAAAGTCTATCAATGGCTTTTTAATTGTCTAGTTTTGCTTTGCTACTACTCAGAACTCTGTTCACTCTGCCAGCAGGCTTAAATTGTCAGGTTAAAAAAAGGCAGCATTTATTTCCTGCAACTGAACAACTTCAAAAAGAATATGGAAAAGAATTCTTATAAATTAGGAATGCACTCTGGGAGCACATTCTTCGAGCACCGCCACCCCTTCTAAAGAATCACAGAGTCGTTCTCTTCTTCCCCCAAGTACAAAAAAGTCCCTCTCACGCACATTCAGAGGGGAACTTCATGTTCAGCAACATTTGaccttaattaattaatgaaacATTTTCAAGGATCACAGTTCTTctgatttgtttacaagcaTTCATTTGAAATAGGCCGCATAAGTGAATACAATATGGCAGAAATCCATCCAAGCATACAGGAATAATTGGGTTAACATCGCGCATGGTGGGATGCATCTATTTCTGTAGTTTATATCCGTGCAAGACTTTATATAACAGAGCTGTGAGGGTTGCATGTAAGTTCACCTTATATGGAAATATATACAATAATATGTGGGAATTCTGTGCAGTATTactatgcatgcatgcatcaaTACGTCTCCTGGTCTCATGGTAGACTGGATGTTTAGATATCGTGATTAGGTTTCCTCAGCTTTTGCATGCTCtaactctgtgtgtgaaagcgtGTCTACATACAGTGTTtttatggtgtgggtgtgtgtgtgtgtgtgtgtgtgtgtgtgtgtgtgtgtgtgtgtgtgtgtgtgtgtgtgtgtgtgtgtgtgtgtttatatatgtgtgtgtgtgtgtttgtgtatgagcaAACATTtctgtgtgagcatgcatgcatgcatgtttcgTGGCCCCTGTAGTCTGACTTTGTGCACAGAGAATGTTCACAACCTTGGAGGTCAGTGATTGGGGGGTTCTCTTGGTTAATCGCCCCACTGAATCTGATAATGAGATAATCAGACAGGACTCAGCTCTCtttttcgcacacacacacacacactctctcgctctccctctctcacacacacacacacttatcttcACTTCTGTCCTCACTGCCCTCTCTCTgccacatctttctctctctctctctctctctctctctctctcccctgttatTCCATCCATCAGTAACAGTTAGCCCCTGTAGCCCACTGTGTGATTGGATGAGGGAAATTCTCAGCACGCGGTGGAAGGCTCTTAATTATGCTAATCCGGCGAGTTGATAACGGGATTCTGGGAAACTCTGTGAttcagcactgacagggggctACACAATTATCCTCTGGAGCGAAATGTCTCAATGTTTCCGTACACTcaatcacacgtacacattcacactgacacacatacataaccccccccccccaatctctctctctcatgtacaCAGAAATGCACTTGCCATTTGCACATGCATGGTTTACAGAAGCAAGGGGGTTGTTCTAACACATGTTTTGAAtactgagaagagagagagagagagagagagagagagagagagagtgtgtgtatgtaagagagagagagaaagagtgtaagagagagagagagagagagcatgtagagggagaatgaaagaaaTCATTTTCCTAGATTGCAATATATTCTTTTGACTAGGTATTAAAATTCTGCCACAATCCCCATTTTATCTCTCCCTTACTGTCTGTCCGTGTATCTCTCTGCTTGGCATTGGCTGAGGTAAGTAGCCACATTGGAGCTGTAGAGTCAGTGAGGGAGTGCTGGCAGGcagctgctcctctctctcagtccctgTCAAGCAGTGGCGGTGGGCCGGCGTCCAAACACTGCTGCTCTTGATGTGCCTCTTCCACTCGCCTAGCGTCCATTTTGTTCCTTGCTTGTGTTTCGTACCTGTACACAGTATTCTGGTTTTGGACTGCTGTCCCCTTCTAATCTCTCTTccgctttctgtctctctctctctctctctttctttagcTCAGCTTTTTAcctttctttgtctgtctgcctctcattCACTttgctcatctctctctatctatctgcctgtctgtctctctctctctctccctctctctctctctctctctgtgtctgtctctctgtctgtttgtctctccctctctctctttgtcttgaGCTGTGTTTTCATCCTCTATTCTCATGGgtgtctctttctcctctccctatTGTTTCTGCACCTCTGGGACCAGGCAGGCCATTTTTGAGGCAGGCAATTTTAACAGACTTATTCTAAACTCATTTTCTTTTACAACGTACGTGCCGCTGCCAACTTGTGTTGGATTTACTGTCTCACTCGCTGGCTGGAATCCTCCTGCGGCATCCTGGCAGTGGCTTTGCGAGCCTGGTGACGCCGGCGGGACCATGCCCATATGTTTGCTCCCCTGTTTTCCCTTTTTAATGTGATTGTGGTCAGTACCGCACAGAGCCCTCCCCAACCCTTAAAAGGCcaataaacaaagcaaacagTGTTGCCAATGACACGGCCTGAGCACGCTAATAGTCTGTTTTGCCCTGCAGCTGGTGAGCCGGGCTTCAGGCTACGACCACGCAGTTCAAGGAACATGGCAGCTGAAGTGTCTGGAAACAATGTAGCAGctcaaaacataaaaaaaaataattttgggcACATCACATCTCACCCTAATGCATtaacataataaataataaaaataaataataaaaatattcatataaaatattcATTGCCGTGTTTATGACATTATGTCCTACTTTGGTGTCTGCACACAATTTGCTGTACGTTAATTTAGCTAATTATGTTATCTCAATTAGTATGTTCATCAATATACTATATTAACATCTTTAGGCTTTAAAGGATTTTTAGCTTTAGGATTTTTTTCTGCAGTCATCCTTAAGGTTTCGGGATAGATGCTCCCAGGAACACATGCTCCCTCCTTGACAAACATTTTCTTCCAGCAGCCTctcccacagacagacatggcaTGTACTCTGAATGGTCGGCTGGCTCCGATTATTAAAGGGGCCGGCTAAATGGATAAGCGGGACTGTGAAGAGGATCAGGCACCGTGCGCGGGAGATTGATGGCATCAGCCAGACACTCTGTCATAATGCCCATTACAGCCACGGCGAGTGGCCCTGTCTCCACGGAACCGGGGGGCAGACTGGTGCCCCCACCCTCCCAAGCACCTCCATCGAATGATTACCATCATTATTATTGATTTATCTCTTCAGACTGAGCATTTTCTTCCTGCGTGTCGCTTTTTAACTTCTGATGCACGTATACCTCATGTGACTGTAATGTGTTTCTCAAGATTTATGGTTCTATGCACACATGTCTTTTTATATTCAGCATAGGGCAATGGCTCCTTTATTATCAGTGGTTATAACATGGGGCATAACATATTGTGTTTGTAGGAAAGGTTATTTACATTGGCAGAAAATGGAAACTTGAAATGTCATTATGGGTATAGTGCATATGAAATCTGTATCAGTACTACCAGCagtattatactgtatattcagCATTACATGGCACTTGTTTTGTTCCCACTgctactttctttctttatttccttcattcctttctctctttcaagagagttccattatcagcatcatagttggccccacaaggcttcctttttaacattccatatgttatcttaatgcagaggaagtagattggggcccaaatagaacgttcaagcattgtttttgtttaccttgttgaaagggtctatataaaATGATGTATTTGTTGTCTTAAGTTAACAGTGTATGATGTGGTACTGTTGTGAATGAAGCCATGTTTAGATGACTGATTTAATAAACTGACgttaaacctctctctctctctctctctctctctctctctctctctctctcactctctctctctctctctctctctcaggccatTGAAGCCCCAGTCTGGTTACTCTCTGCAGGCACGAGTTCAAGAGTTCATCACCAATGGAGACGGCAGAGTAGACAGCTCTGCAGCGCCGCTCTGTTTGCCAGACCTAAAACTGCAGCCTGGAGCAGCAATCCCCAGCAACTCCACCACACAGGGAGACGACAAAGATGAGGGCaaaacagagagggaaaaaggacagagggagaaagaaagacatagagaaacaaagaaagagaaagagagagagaaagataaagacaaagaggtagagatggagaaagagatagacacacaaacattaccCCCTGCTGATGCCCCTCTGGTTCCCTTTGAGCTTCTGGCCCCGGATGGACGTCTGAGGACGGTTCACACGCTGCCCAACTTCGGCCAGGCGCTGGCAGAGGCCCGAAAAGCTCGGTATATCCGTCACCGAGGCAAGCCGCCAAGCGAGAGAGAGCTGACCATCAGAGAAATCTTCTCCAGGAGTCCCAAACCATCACACCCTCTCTTCTGATCAGGAAGAGACAGCTCTTAATACAGCTTTGCAGACTCagtgaccccccccacacacacacagatacacacatgcagtcacatGATGTAAATACAACTGTGCACACATCTTTTGACTCTAactaactccctctctctcaccacacccgtctcacacactcaatatatgcatggaaaaaaaaatcagaaatgCTCCATCAGCATATCAttcttctttcatttttttctaatGCCTATGTGGACCTATTCTTTGTCAAGTTGCCTACCCTTGCCAGAATGAATCACCTCTGAATTACGCAATCCAAGATTAAAATCTTGTGCTTAAATTATAGTTTGCTTGTACTTAAAATGTATCGAACATAAATTATTCTCACTTTGATGCCTTTACAGAATAGCCTATAGATTGAGCTAGTGCAGACTGAGCATTACATGAACGCCCTCTGGCGATTCTGAAGTGCCACtatgaaaacaaataaaaactgtTTAGACTCGTATTGTGCCTTATTGCTTCCAATATTTAGGACATTTAGTAGCACTGTTAAGCTTTctgtgtagcctaggctatttcgcAGATCATAGTAGTAGGCATATCAAAGATAT from Alosa alosa isolate M-15738 ecotype Scorff River chromosome 9, AALO_Geno_1.1, whole genome shotgun sequence includes:
- the LOC125300900 gene encoding coiled-coil domain-containing protein 190; the protein is MHRGDSLAWPGEAQRREERRAEARLAKGIQRLDETKLYHINTLTREQRRLHRDLLNMRAGNIWRKGFTGLGSQPFNHDPAHPMCYNRTQLPTIPLSGKDTKRHRPLKPQSGYSLQARVQEFITNGDGRVDSSAAPLCLPDLKLQPGAAIPSNSTTQGDDKDEGKTEREKGQREKERHRETKKEKEREKDKDKEVEMEKEIDTQTLPPADAPLVPFELLAPDGRLRTVHTLPNFGQALAEARKARYIRHRGKPPSERELTIREIFSRSPKPSHPLF